The sequence GTTCCCTGTGTTCCAGTTCCAGCTGTAGCCGCCACCGCTGCTGCAGAGGAGCGCTCTGCTACTCCAGACAGTATTGCCTCTTCATCCTCTGCAGCGCCCCCTTCTGCTGTGGCTCCCCAGGCTCCCCCACCTTACTCAGGGGTCCAACAACCTCCCTCTAGTACTATGGATGGTAAATGCACCACTTTTACAAATTGTACCCAAGTACACTTGTAGAAAGTGCTCTGTCAGCATGTAAAAGTCTTAAAAGTCAGCAGCTCAGTCTTGTGTAAAAGCCCTCCAAGAAACCTGTATGATCTGTGTCAGGTGACCCTGTCTAATTATACAACCTGAAATCAGTCTAATTGTTCAGGGCTTCCTTAAGACTGGCCAGTCGATTTTGAGAATGTAGTTTTGCACATCCCCATTGCAGATGTTTTCTTCTGATGCTTATGGGAGAGAGTCCAGCGAAAGAAAAATGAACAAGGAATCATATGGCTACAGAGTCTTTGTAGTGGATTCAGAGCATGATGTTATTCTCCGCTTTGCCATTGCAAAAAACTTCCACATCACTCCAGTCCACTTGAGAAATGCAAGCCGATTCTGGATTTGGCAGGTCATGCTGCTTTGGCAGGAAGGTCACACACCTGTACTTACACATGTTCTCTCACACTcatacaagaacacacacaaaacttaTTTGTTTGCAGCATAAAAGCACCTTACAGATGTTGTCTAACTGAGGCCCTTGGGAAGCTGTCAAGCGGAAGAAAAACAAACCACAAATCAAATGTCCTTCAAGTAAAGAGCATAATGTTATTCTCCGCCTGTCCATTGGATTTGATCCCACCCCTCTCCTCTTCCATGGAAGTTCTTCCACATAAATGTAGTGCACATGAGAAATTGTGCAGAACTATTCTAGATTTGGCAGATTTTGGGGATGGTTTCCATGGTTGCATGGAGTTGTGATGCTTTTCTCTGCTTTATTGTTACCATCACtgggacacatacacacacacagccttTTCTCATTAGTTTCTTGGTGCAATGCACACAAACACTTATGAACTTTGGATAATCTGTCTGTGTGCTTTGTGTCAGTGAAGCCGCTTTTATCTCTACCCATCGTGATATGTGAGGTCTGTTGATTTTGCAAGATTCTCTTGATGTTTAAggtctttaaaaatattttgtctatTTAATGTGGAATCCAaataaagtatttaaaatgtgttgGTCAAGATCAGGAGCTGTGTCCTACACAGATGGTCAGACTGTCACCGACTGCCATCATTTGGACGATCCATTGATGGCTCAGTTTTATATGGCTTTCCTATTTGTATGTTTCCAATAAGCTCTTCTGTATTGGTGCTTTATTAGTTGATGTTCCAGAGTAACATGCCAGATATcccacattaaaatatattcagagTGACTCAGAGTGAGAGAGATCAGTTCCTAATATTTATGGCCCTCTGGTGTCTCAAATGTTTCTCAAACTTTTGATGATGAAACTAAGTAACAGTGGGATATCCTCGCTAGGATCCACAAGCTGCGTGCTTATTTTTTATGGGAATTCCCTCCCTTAGCACGGAGTCTTAATCcttaaaaacttaaacttatgTTGTCTTAAACCAATAAACAAATTTTCTGTGATTGAACAGGTCAGATGTATCAGCAGTATCAGGCTCCAGGTGGATATCCTCCGCCAGCTGGACCCCAGCAACAGTATGGAATGCAGTACCCTGGTAATTATATAAATCGCATACTAATGATGCCTTCTTAAATTACAGCTGAGCTTTAAGCCCTGTTCATAACAAATCTGATAGTCTTTTGCTTAATTTTCTTTGAAAGTTTGTACAAATTTGGATGGCAAACaagtaaataatttaaaaactagCCTCGCCTGTGATtccaaaatgaaataaaacaaaatgtataaatcaTCCCAGAACAACATTTTGCATGTGAAGTTTCATCTGTttcattaaaggcacaatatgtaagaattttgcagtaaaatatccaaaaaccactaggccagtgtcatatattttgttcagttgagtacTTAAAATACCCCagatgtttccaactatttgtaaatggCGATTTTTATCCAAGGATGTGGGACGTGTttaggagtcgcctgtcaatgccGTTAtatccgcgttaccctcggtttctggttttattttgttgaaaccatggaaacaccaaagacgctttaatatattacatgttttattagacaatgGAACAAcagtttggttacatttataaaCAGAAAATGAATTATGATGTAGCTCAaaacatttagtcttattgtttaaatctttaTAGTTCTCTTGATTTTCCGAGAGTACCATgcttttaccatgcctcagagaaaaacactattttgtcaagtagctaagtAATAcaacattttctccatcatacaatacgttttaaaattaattgcatgccatttatcaacacaagccacccagcatttattaatatgatattctaatatcgatctaatttactgcagtgtgcaacaagtgtatCGCAGCAGCCGCCGAAtgaataacataaaataattttcaacacggtcaaatgtatctaatatgataaacagcaaCGTTACCTCATACGCTTGACTGGAAGaagactgtggcataataaaagttccgctgctcgcgAGGCGTGTGTCGcgttcgtctctcattagcaatcgctccagcggcttcgttcagctccaacagccctcggtcctgctctgcttcatactacagtaatgttaataataacatccatgaacatgatttctgctcgagtcccatcccgattcttttccaccgacTGTGAAGTGAAGACAACAtttcccaagattccgcgctcaaactctgcatcatcaagctacacctttgttttgaataggtgaCCTCTAGCAGCGGAAAAAAACGACATATTGTagctttaatttgtttaaactgcACTTTGTTTTTTGCGCTTTAATCAATCTAGCTACTTAAAATTTGTCTCTTTAGACAAAAAAATATGCTAATAACCTGTCACTAAATTAAGtacaaataagtaaataatcaaatatatatatatatatatttttatatatatatttatatatatatatatatatatatatataataaaataattgtttactCCAAAGCATATATATTACCAAGctttaatgttgtttaatttAACACTCTTTTTCAGCTGGTTATACTCCTCAGTCCGGTGTTCCTCAGGCTCCGCCTCCTCAACAACAGTTTCAGAATTACCCCACCCCTACCTCTCAGGCAGCTGGTGCTCCTGGTTCCGCCCCTGGGTTTTCCAACCAATCACAGCCTCCTGCTCCCCAAGGACCCACCCAGTACCCACCTGGAGCATTTCCAGCCCAGAATTACACATCCCAGGCCTCTCAGCAGCCAGCTAACTACAGCCTGCCTCCAACCTCCCAGGCCACAGGGGGTTATCAGCCCCGTCCTGGATACACCCCGCCACCTGGCGCCACCCCTCCTCCAGGGGGTGCCAACCCCTATGCCCGGAACCGCCCCCCTTATGGCCAGGGCTACACCCAGCCGGGCCCTGGGTATCGGTAAAAGCCCTTTAATGTCCCCGTAGCACATCGCTACAAGTTTTCTCTGTCTCCAACACATCAGCCCCCGAAATCTGTGTTTGACAtcctaatattgtgtttgtgtttgtttgtgctttGGGTGTATGTATGAATGCATGTGACAATGAGCTAGTGAAGGTTGTATGTGTGCGTTTGCACACATGGGAGACCAAATGGTGTGGGAGTggacagctgtgtgtgtgtgtgtgcagtttaTTTTATCACCGGCCTCCTCATTGGTGTTATTTTGTCATAAACAATGAGTCTGTTTAAACACTAGAAAATGATCATAATCAAAGTAAGtgatattttgtttagttttctttacttgttttctttactttttcaaatgtCCTGGTTTTTACTAACCCCTGACTGGCCTCTGCAGTGAAGCCTGTCATTTCTGTATAAACTGTAACATTGTTTTCAGAAGGCGAATAAAGACTTTGAGACTGAAGTTATGGGAGCTTTATTCATTTAtggtctttcttttttttagatCTTTCTGATTTTTGAGGAttgcatataaaacaatattaaaacaCACCATATCTTTTTTCATATCAGAttcataaacttttttttttttttttttaaactgcagccacgaaaaacaaaacaaaaactgctTGTGCTCTTATTAGTAAAGCAGATAAACCTCATAAAAAATCTATGTAATTTTAACATAAAATCTGGCATTTTAAAGCTTTCTCTGGAAATCATGAGTCATTGAACTTCTGTACAAAACAATAGACTTCCTTGTTAAAGTGATATTGCATTCCTGACATTCAAACATAGTATAATTACAACAATTAACTGAAAAGCAGCATGGCTTGGATACTTTATGGTTACTCCTTAAATTCCTTGTTTAACTGGTGCTTGAGCTGTTAAAGGAATGTTCTGGATTCAGTACATTCAGTATGTTATTAACAGCATGTTTCACTAACAATAATAGAGAAAAACTTCCACTTACATTGAAAGTCTATGGGACAAAGCATTGCACCCAGATAAATGGTAAAATACACAGTATTTTATAAGCAAAGCCAAAAAAGACTTAATGAGACTATTCACATAAGACCAGTGTAACTGAAACACTGCACAGATATATCCAATTTTTCAACTCCTGCCATGGCCATATAAAGCCAGTAAACCTGGTCAATTTTGCACAAAACTTGCAAGGTCCAAAAAAGGACTGTTTACTGAGAGAAAAATCCACCTTTAGGAATTACCTTGGCAACTCATAAGCAAAGTTCATCCCAAAACAGTCCCACAGCTAAATAGTTGAGCTAACTGTATGGAAGAATAGAACATGAGCTTTAAAAATATTCACTTAAATATGTGACGTCTTTTTTTTGTGGAATATTCAACATTTTGATAAATAATATACACCTTCATTTAGTCTTTAAGGGAGCCTGCTTCCCTTTATTATTAAAAGTTTAAGGCCTAACTTCTTAATCTCAATGGTAACATTTATTCAGCTCTCTGTACATTTGCTGCACTGTTTGAgcttataaataattttatatgtgcctgataaCCGAAAAACAGAGATACATACT is a genomic window of Chanodichthys erythropterus isolate Z2021 chromosome 14, ASM2448905v1, whole genome shotgun sequence containing:
- the tfg gene encoding protein TFG isoform X1, translated to MNGQLDLSGKLIIKAQLGDDIRRIPIHNEDITYDELLLMMQRVFRGQLQSSDEVAIKYKDEDDDLITIFDSSDLSFAIQCSRILKLTLFVNGQPRPLESSQVKHLRRELIHLRNKVNSLLDSLEPPSESVPESTNPETECVNEAVDSTMKHAPPVSAASMSAFDPLKNQEEVNKNVISAFGLSEDPAPVPAVAATAAAEERSATPDSIASSSSAAPPSAVAPQAPPPYSGVQQPPSSTMDGQMYQQYQAPGGYPPPAGPQQQYGMQYPAGYTPQSGVPQAPPPQQQFQNYPTPTSQAAGAPGSAPGFSNQSQPPAPQGPTQYPPGAFPAQNYTSQASQQPANYSLPPTSQATGGYQPRPGYTPPPGATPPPGGANPYARNRPPYGQGYTQPGPGYR